Proteins co-encoded in one Colletes latitarsis isolate SP2378_abdomen chromosome 13, iyColLati1, whole genome shotgun sequence genomic window:
- the LOC143349453 gene encoding uncharacterized protein LOC143349453 yields the protein MIHTAALRILVLILILGDLDSVTVVNHRHPDEEYFLEHQVLYEDAITEAKKLEVYPGPIVGCKPCTNSEMRYCKDGSVINDHCCCDGNFNKVFPFIEHTCRVGPEECKVQAGDCAEYTRLRECCCHSYLASLWKYLANDAWSFVNTNLTKFLAVLMVLRLFLRPT from the exons ATGATCCACACCGCTGCACTCCGAATCCTCGTACTGatcctgatcctgggcgatctCGACTCGGTCACCGTGGTAAATCATCGCCACCCCGACGAGGAATATTTCCTGGAGCATCAGGTTCTCTACGAAGATGCGATCACCGAGGCGAAAAAGCTGGAAGTTTATCCCG GTCCCATTGTAGGATGCAAGCCTTGTACGAATTCAGAAATGAGGTATTGCAAGGATGGTAGTGTCATAAACGACCATTGCTGCTGCGACGGCAATTTTAACA AGGTATTTCCCTTCATCGAGCACACTTGTCGCGTGGGACCGGAAGAATGTAAAGTGCAGGCTGGAGACTGTGCTGAATACACAAGGTTACGAGAATGTTGCTGCCATTCCTACTTAGCTTCTCTCT GGAAATATTTAGCAAATGACGCCTGGTCATTCGTGAATACCAATCTTACAAAGTTCCTGGCGGTATTAATGGTGCTCAGGTTGTTCTTACGGCCGACTTAG
- the Efr gene encoding ER GDP-fucose transporter: MSAAVAIFCVFLGCCSNVVLLEYLVKEDPGSGNLITFAQFLFISIEGFLFTSKCGTVKPNIGIKDYFVLVTMFFVTNVCNNYAFDFNIPMPLHMIFRAGSLIANMIMGILILKKKYAFSKFLSVFMITLGIVICTIISGKEIKSLQAKNVEQVTTTPWDDLFWWIMGISLLTIALFVSARMGIYQEVLHKKYGKNAREALYYTHLLPLPFFITLAPNIWDHFTYALASEPLEISVINVQVPKLILYLIGNVLTQYMCISSVFVLTTECTSLTVTLVITLRKFLSLLFSIVYFQNPFTVYHWIGTLLVFLGTVIFTEILPKIAESLQPKERTKKVQ, translated from the exons ATGAGTGCAGCCGTTGCAATTTTCTGTGTCTTCCTCGGCTGTTGCAGCAATGTCGTTCTCCTAGAATATCTCGTTAA AGAAGATCCCGGTAGCGGGAACCTCATTACGTTCGCACAGTTTCTTTTCATATCGATAGAAGGGTTCTTATTCACTTCGAAATGTGGCACCGTAAAGCCCAATATAGGAATAAAGGATTATTTCGTATTGGTAACGATGTTCTTTGTTACGAACGTTTGCAATAACTACgcgtttgattttaatatacctaTGCCGTTGCATATGATATTCAGGGCT GGTTCTCTGATAGCTAACATGATAATGGGTATCCTTATCTTGAAGAAAAAGTATGCATTTAGTAAATTTTTATCTGTGTTTATGATTACGCTTGGAATTGTGATCTGCACGATCATCAGCGGCAAAGAGATCAAATCTTTGCAAGCTAAGAATGTCGAACAAGTGACCACTACTCCGTGGGACGATCTGTTTTGGTGGATAATGGGTATTTCGTTACTAACGATAGCGCTGTTTGTTTCTGCTAGAATGGGTATTTATCAGGAAGTTTTGCACAAGAAGTATGGAAAAAATGCACGAGAGGCATTGTACTATACG CATCTATTACCATTGCCATTTTTTATAACGTTAGCTCCTAATATATGGGACCATTTCACATACGCACTTGCATCGGAACCATTAGAAATATCGGTTATCAATGTGCAAGtgccaaaattaattttatacctTATAGGAAACGTTCTTACGCA ATACATGTGCATTAGTTCTGTTTTCGTGTTAACGACAGAGTGCACATCACTCACAGTGACTTTAGTGATAACGTTACGAAAATTCCTGTCTTTACTCTTCTCGATAGTGTACTTCCAGAATCCTTTCACAGTGTACCACTGGATTGGAACGCTTCTGGTATTTCTGGGGACAGTAATATTCACCGAAATATTACCAAAGATTGCAGAAAGCCTTCAACCCAAGGAGAGGACGAAGAAAGTACAATAG